TCATCGAAAAGAGAAATCGAGATGACTTCAATCTATCTATTGATGAAGGCGTGAACAAGCAAAGGATGAGGGATCACAATCAATGAAGAAGtcattatgtatgtatgtatgcacaCAGTTTTATACAGTTACATCAAATGATTTTTCCAATATATGtgtaaatattgttcacatgatgcgAGATTAAAAGATTCTATAAGATCTTTTCTGAGATTCTCGTAATCTATTGTTTGAAATCCCACTCATAGAATTTAAAGTCATGACACAAACAGAACTCAGAGCAAAAGTTTGACCCAGAAgccatcttattattattatatgcaaATCATTTGTTGTACTTCTGGGAATAAGAACGTACAATTGCAAGTTACACAGGCGTCCACTTTAATCACTCAGGAAATAACAATATGCAGTAGGTAAAtgcaataatgtaaaaaatatatgtataacAACTCAGGATAAGTTTATACTTTTTACAAGACTCAGGTACCTAATGGCTCCTATGATTTGATTGAATCCTGGAGAGTTGACCCAGACTTGAGTTTGCAATCACTTCGTAATGTTGTCAGCCATGATTCCACCTGAATCAAGATAATAAACTTTATTATCAAGAATTGCAAAAACCGATATGTTTTCATAATAACACACTGTAAAAGATTTTGTATAGTAAATACACAAAATTAATAGCTCTGCTGCTAGATAATTATTCCAAAACTATAAAAATCGATACAGAACAACCAGAATTTTGACACGGGGGGAGGAAATAGGTCAGATAATTGTCGATTTCTATTTATGAACGAGAATCAAACATGGGGAACGATATAGGTCAAACAGGGCAACATTTTGACACTCGGTAAGCGAACAGTAAACAGAGAACTCCCCTGCTATCTCTGAAATAGAAAGTTAACTATTTCTTGATGAAGACTTCTCCTTGACAGACTTGTTAAACAAATGAACTCTAGCTCCAATGACATGAAAGTGATTAAGGAGAAAGAATGAGAAATCTGAACATTGCATTGATGGAAGTTGAAAATCTCTAGAGCTTCCTGAACAACGTAAACACGTACAACCCAGTAGACAAATACTTAAAGCACAATACATTTACTGAGAATGCATCTTCTTTAGGAAATTATGGCGCTAACATGCTATCTTACAGAGGGGTTCCAAGAAAGAACTATCTAAAATCAGAAAAGAGAACATTTAGACAGACGTACCTGTAACTCAGAAATACTTGAGCATTCAAACCGCAAACCTTGACAGGTTAAAAGGTAAAATGCATGTCTTATTTCTTCATCATCATGTTTGAAGCTTGGAAGTGGCCCAACTTCAACAACATCAGATAACAGTGTGCTGTCTTGAGGACTCAAATCTGAAAAGAAAAAAGGCTTTTCGGCACATGAATGAATTTCTTTGCATTCTTTAGAAAAAGGTTACATTATTGGCCATTATATTTTATTTGCTGCATGTTTTAGAAGGAACCAAATATCTTTCTAGAAGAATAAAGTTTTCTGTTAAGCTTTATACATGTAAaggataataaatatttaaaaataggtATGCTCATGAATAATTCCTCATGCATGTCCTTAATTCACTCAACCTGCTAAAACCATAAAAATATGACAAACCTATTGCAAAAGGCCCCCACCAATTCAGTGTATGGGAAAGATCAATATATGCAATGTTACTCTTACAAATAATGAAGTTGATTCTATCATTTCTGGTCAGTTTTACCCCTTGAAGTATGGTGATTGCTGTTGTGACCGGAAAAAGAACAACTTCACTGTGATGCCAAGGTTCACCCTCTTTGCTAAAAATTATGCACTCACCAATTGAGCGAGCATCATAATATTGTAAATCCACgagtaaaataaaaaacaaaattttcttaagaaacaaaaaacaaGTTATGTGCTTGCACAGTTGTGCTGCCAACATAAGAAACTTACTTATAACTCCATTAATGTAATCGTATTATTTTTACTATGCTTCCTTAAAGTAATATTGAAGGCATGTATTGCTCTGtgtatcatgattttcatatagAACATGTTAAATGAACTCTCTTTTCAGTTATTCTTACTTTTATTAGTTAGTTGTTCTCTAAACAGCTAAAATCAGTAAAAAATGACTTCATTTAATTGTGTCATATGTCTTGCATGGATTTTCGCTTCAATAAAAGCTCAAATCTTTGGACAGAAAAATTTTAAATAGACCACAATATTGGAGGGAAATATTACCATTTTCAAGTGAAAAAGAACATTACCAGTAGACTTGAGATAATAATAGATACATGAGCCGTGAAGGACAACAAAGCGGGGAAGCCAATcatctatgtcatcatcatctattATAGGAGGTTCTCCAGGAAGTTGCGTCCACCTCTATGCAAATAGAATAAATTAAGTAATTACTTCACCAATCCATGGTTGGATAGAGAGAGGACAGACAAAAAAATGCAGATGACATTGGAACTGAGAGTACATGGACATACAGTTCGGACATAGAGATAACCACAAAGCCATGCAGACCTCAAAATTCCATCAAGATGTTCCAACCTTCCACAAAGAGGAAAAATAAAGATCAAGGAATTGAAAATAAGCTGAACTCTATGTACTTGGTTGCTAACAGGTCATGGTTGAAGTGTGATGTTATATGCCAAATGAGAGAAGAAAAGGTACCTGTAAGTAGCTAGTAATTCACCAGTTGCCCCTGTACTATAACAAAATTGAATATGCTCATGCAGATCTGGTGCATGTTTATCTTCTTTTATGTTATAATGTTGTTGGACTATtaatttaagagagagagagagagagagagagagaggttgtccAGGTTAGTATCATAAACTCGTATAAAGGACACAGATGATACAGGACATGAGGAACCACAAACTGCAAAGCCATAATGAGCGCAAGATAAGCTGACGGCATATTCTCCAATCTCGCAGGAAAATTTCAAGTGAAATTTACTTGGACACCATTGGAATAAACCAGAAAGGAAGAGGTATGAAGAGCGAGAATGGACATGAGGAGGAACCACAAACTGCAAAACAATAATCAGGGCAAGATAAGCTAACTGCATATTTTCCAATCCTAACAGAAATGTCAAGTGATATCTACTTAGATCTCATTGGACAGAAACAAAAAGGAAGAGGCCTGGGGAGAGAGTAGATGATAATTGTCACAAGGTGGAAGAAGTATGAACTATGAAGAACTTGTGACTGAAAGTGCTCAAATTACAAATCATTCTAGGTAGAAGGCAAAGAGAAGTTAACAGCATCAAGTGCAAACTTAAATAGAGAAATTTTACTAGAATGTAGGTTGTAGCTTAAAGTAGTATGGTATTTAAGTTTGTAAATCTGACAAGGGATATGGTTTACTAGAATGTAGGTTGTAATTTAAACTGCATATAGCCAGACAATGGAGGATGAACCTATCATGGGACACCTAATCTGACATGTTACACATGCATATctatataaaaaatgatattagGTCTGTCAGTATGACAACCTAAAGGtcctaaaattatatatatggaAAGATAATGTCCAATTTTCAATTGTAATCAGGAACAACAAGCAGTTGCAATAAAGTAGCTCAAGTCTGTCCATACATAACATCCACTAAATCTTGCTCAAAAGGTGTCCAGTGCATTCTCAGAATATCAGTTTATAACTAGAACTGTCAAAAATACTAGAGCAAGTCGAACAAGTAAATCAGCATCCAGAATTCATAAAGCAAAATTTTGTAGAATTGTTGCAAAATCAAAGTTCACAATAAGTGTGTATTGGATCTTACTGAGCTTTTAGATATGTCTCTCTTTCCTCTGCATCTGCAATTTCTGACCGAAGAGACTCTACTTCTACTCTAGTAAGTTCAATCTGATacccaaaaaaatattttctcagtTATATATAAATGCTATATTTCTTATTGGGTCAATGGAATTTATATCTTAATATAAAAATGATTTATTAACCTTATCATTGTGATCTCTTGATCCCCATGGAAGACGTGAAAGCGTAAACAAGTTCAGCAGAGATGCAGCTCCCATTACTCTTCTTACAGCCCACGAATGGCCAAGTGATCTGTACCAGAGACGTATGAAGAATTTATGATATCATTTAAAGCCAATATTTGAGAAGCTAAATCCATGTCATATTACAGATGTCTCACCTCAGCTTATAATCTGCCCTTGAATTTGTTGTTTGGGGAGAGTTTTCAGATGCTTCGGTGGGTCGGAAGTGTTCTGGGAGAACCTCTAGCTTTCCATAAACATCATCCATTAAGCAGATTCACTTTTACAAAATCCTGCCTATGCATAAGTCTTAGTGAGCCCACAAAATTTTTATTTGCTTATAGCTCCAAGCCTCTGGCAATAACATGTGACTCATTTTCAGATACTTGCCTCAGTAACAATCATGACATAGAAGCTCAATGTAAATGATTTTAGGGTGTATCCCTTCCCTGTAACCTTCAATAGAAATTATATATCAGGGGATTGCTATCATCAGTATGATCAGTTTGTCTGAACAGAAAGCTCCATAGAAGTTAGAGAGAGAAGCACCACATATTAGGTCAAAGTAATGATGATCAAATGTTAAATAAAGTTCACATCATAAAACTCAAGAAGTTGAGGAGATACACAAACATGAAAAGACTAAGCATACTGTACCAAATTCCCATCAATTTAACCAACAGGAATATATCAAACAAAAGAGGTGGTTACACGAAAAAGATTGAATACTAAAGATCTGGTCAAAAGCCTAGGGACCAACTATGTTGCCATAGTAATATCAGTCTAATGGTGAAGTAACAAAGAGACATCAAGGATAGGAATTATTAAAAGATGAATGCCCACAAAAATAATAGAACATTCAAAACCAATATCATAGTCTGGATTCTTTAATCAACTATTGATGGTAGACTAATGGGATTTTTATCATCTCATCTGATTGAAAGTTCACACCATCTTTTGCAGTGGGAGTAAATTTGTCATAAATGTCAAATTCTTGCATTGCGAGTATAAACTAATGTCTTAGGTACACAGCCTGTCACACCCTGAAATATTTGAACTTTGTACCAACAAAATTATATCGTGCATAAACCACCACTTCAAAACTCATACCTACATTGGTAAATTTTTCATTAAATCCAATATTCTTTGTATTTACAATAAACCATATCAACTTGAAAAATACTAAAACttcttgatagtactatttgatgACAAAGAAGTTTCCTCCACCTAAGTCTCTCAATCTAATATATGTCAGGAGGCTGCtttgaaaaaaaatacaaaacaaaaataTAACAACAATCATGCTAAATAGGCACCTTTGAAAATCATAAAAACAATCGATGAGTTAGATATTCTTTCAACAATAGATGAAGAGATCTTATATCGAACTGTCAACAGTGGATAAAGTGATATCTCTCATCTACACGAGTAGGGACACATTACTCTCAATAATGGATAAAGGAACCATCTAACTGTAAAAAAAAATTGTCCTACCAATACTGACTTGCCTCTTGGTAGAGAATAATAGCCCTCATCATCATATATCACAATCGTATATCTTcatttatttcattcatgcattaaaaaaaaccctataaaatatcataataaccacacTTGACATATGACATGGGAGACTTAGTGCATTAGTAGTTCTGTACTGTGATAGGCCGTAGTTTCTTTCGTAGGGGCATTATCAACAAAAATACTCAGTATAGTCACATTTGCCTCATGATAACAATGATCATAATGTTAACCTCAATGCCAAATATCATTTAAAATTAGAAACAAATAATTATTCTCAAATTTCATAATATAACTTAAAATAAGACTTTTAAATTCATTAAATAACAAAATCATGAAGTTTTAATCCCTCTGCAACCCTAAATTGACCTAAACCCTAACTGAAATGGTTCAATTGACTTGAGCCGAATAGGTTTTCAACTGAAAACCCAATTGAAACAACATCAAGTTCACCTAAGAAGGGTCAATTGATCACAACACTCAAACTGGCCACAAAGGGGCCCCTGGCCGACTTGCCCATAGGGCACAGGCTTGAGGCCCCTGTGGGCTGCTAGCCTAGCCCAATTTGGGCTAAAAAGGGGGTGGGCATAGACTCGAGTCCGACACACATTTTTGGGTCGTGCTCAAGCTAGGCTGCAAGCGCTTGGACCAAGGTTGCGTGCATCACGTGTTCGCACAACATAGGAAAGCGACAAGCTGGGCTTCAGTGTCAAGCCACATGTGGGCCTTAGGTGCTAGGTTGATCGGCCCATGCCGAGCCAATGTAGATGGGTCACGCATAGCCTCTTAGGTTGACCCATGCCATGTTGACTTGGGTCCACGACGCGCTAGCCTTGAGTCAAGCTGATCCCAAGCTGGCTCCTATGTTGGTCTACAGGGCTCAATTTGTTGGGTGGCATCTGCTTTGGCCGTCAAGCGACTGGGCATTGGCTCAATGCTACTCTATGACCAAGCCTGAGTTTAACTCAAATTGGTTTGACCTAGTGTTGATCGGCTTGGCTTGGGTCGAGTTAGCCTAGCCCAATGTTAGACCCAATCTTCACCCTCattcaaattttaatttcaaatttatttttttcaagcATAAATTAAATAAACAACTAATTGACAAATgaaataagataagttcattcaaACATGAAATCTAATGAAATTAACAGCAATAAGCAAACTAATTTAATCAAATAAATCAACATATCacaataattaaatcaatttaaggaATCATAAATAATGGCATAATTTtacaaaattcattaaaaaaataataagtatGATTCAATATTTAAACTCATCAAAAATCTTCATGCATTTTAatcataaaacataaaattaAATCGTTATTCAAAAATCATTAATCACAATTCAAAACTATTAAACTAATGAAATTAGTGTTGTCACACATCCAAAATCTTTTTTCAGAAATATTAACAAAAATAAACCAAAAAAGATAGAGGACCGACTTCTTCAAGATGGAAGTTCCTCCCTTTGATCCCGCACTATCGAGTTCCACTTGATCCCGTTGATAAATAAATGAGGGGTTTTCATTATATAGGAGAGGAAGGAGTGTTTCCCTCAAGAAAAGAAAGATATCTTttgaattaattaattaaatagatTCCTAATTAGCTCATAGAATTAATGAAGCAATTTTCAATTTTTAATTAACTTTCCTTAATCATATTAAACAAGGAAACAAATCCATCCAAATAAAACAAAACTCTAATTAACCACCAAACTGCACAAATTAAACATCAATTTTTAATTTGGGAAGGAGTGGAAAAGTCCCAGTGACTACACAGCCAAACTGCACCAACTCTAAGGCTTGCTTACTTTTAAATGTGTTGACAATCAACCGACATTCACTTGCCCAGATACTCAAGGACAAAAGGTTAGACTTTATTTTGGGAATGAGCACTGGGTGCAGATAAAGAAAATCTTCATTAAAAAACTCAAAAGGTTCACCTAGAGGTTTGATGGTGGAGATACAATCTAGATGAGATATGTACATTCTAACCGGTAATTGTCCTTGAATTGAATTTTTTTCTCAAATCTATTAATTTAGGAGATTGCTATTGACAATCCTTTTTTGTTATTGACAAACGTCTTCATACAACcacctaaaatataataaaatataattttactaaatgcAATCCCTCAATTACCAATCATACCCTTTTATGGCATCTTCTGAGTTCTGAGTTGATGCAGAATGACCCAAAAGATGACATCTTCTGGGATATTGCAGAAACATTTGAAATATCATCTTTCGGGTCTATAACCCAACGTCTTAACCCCTAAAAACATTAAATTGATCTAACAAATGTAAAAACTATTTGTCACCTCATCCTCTTTGATATTCAGATCATCTCATTTGAAAATCTATGTTTTCTCTGTCATATTGCATCTACGAAAGATGCATATGGAATCAAGAGGAGGATAAGaagaataagaataataataataataatgggaaGAAAAAGGGGGTGCATGGAAGGAGTTGGAAGATTTTGTTGGAATTAAGCGATAAATTGAGGACATTTATAATCATTGCAGAAGGTATCTTAGGAATATTAAAAGTTCTTAAAATTTTCTATAAGTAGTAAAAGAGGGTTTCCAATAGAAATCTCCTTAATTAAGgactatttatgatattaaaccaTGATTTTGGTGTTCTGTTAGTTCAATTGAGTCCACAATTATATCTGATCATCAACGCATTTGCACTTGTTTCATCCATTTCGTTTAAGGTACGCTACCAAATTACTGAATTAGTAAGGATACATAAAATTGAATTCCGAGGACAAAAGTAGACTGATATGTCCTTGAGTGCAAGAAAAAAAATTGCGCTATATTCTACAATATGCTACAACTATAATACTTAAAaacatgttataatattttttgaatgaataaGCCGTTTGAGCAATAGTTGTAAGCATAATAGTTCCTATCTTCTTCTTGCCTCTTTTTATGCacaattttcttcttttcttttttgttttccatCCCCACGATTGAGATCCGTTCTTTACTATATTTCGTATAACTTCTCGGTATAGGTTTCAGATAAGGGACTATTTTTTGCACCTAAAATTTTCAAATTCCATTTTTCCAAGAAACACTAGAGTTTTGTGTTCTCCCAATTGCTTCGTCCAAAACATGAAGCTCACATAGGAAAGCCTTCTCTTCAAAAACTTAACCACCAAGAAATTTATGACTGCAAGAGTGCAgaagaaaaatagaaagaaaaaaagaaaagatagaaaGCGCGACCCGGCACTTAAATCGCTGAGAAAGAGATCGGCAAGAAACAGAAGCAAGAGGAACACATCGATGAATCAGGTATGCGATCTAAATTTAGAACCGGGAACGCATCAGCCCAGATTCACGAAGGCGCAATAGGAACGAGACAAAAATAGGGGATCGATCCAAATCATGGTCATCACCAACATCATCTCGACGGCAGTACGCGAACAAAAATATTCATGGAAAAAGGTTGCAACGATTGCGGAAGAAAGGGTCAAACCTCGCAAGGGTTGGGGTTTTGGTTTCGCTGGCCGGAGTCGCCGTGCGTGATGTCGGAGCTCGCGGAATCTACCCGTCGTCGTCTCGGTTGTCCTCCCCACGTTGAAGGTAGACAATGGCCCCACCGCCCTGCAGTTGCGCCCACTATTGAGAGGATTTCCTGGTCAGCGAGCACGGGCCGGATGGAACTCACGGAAGTTTCTAGCCGTCGATCCTGACAAGCAAACGCTTATCAACGGTTAGATGTGGGATTGACAGCATGATCAAAGGTGAAGATGATCACACGGGTCAGCAAAGAGCCGCACCGAGTATGTGCATATTGTTTTTGTTATGAGCGATTGCGTTGGCTGCAACGCCAATGGTAGTTTCCGCAGCGCCCCACCAATGGTGGTCACTCCAACCATTCCAACTGTACAAAAGCGGGTAATCGAAAAAAGGCAAATAAAATAACATCCCGGCCGACGCTTGGGAAACTGACGAGCGCGAGCTAAGCAGCGCACCCACCCACGGTTTTATGCGCCTGGTGGCGATGCAAGTGACGTGCACGGCTTTTGGCTGGAGCGTGGTGGGAAAGGATTGAAGAAACCCACATCATACTAGTAGAACAAAGTTTGGCGAAATATTCGTATTCCGCGAAGATCCGTCCAAAAAAAAATCTCTCGTCCTTCCCACATGTCAACCTCACCTACGAATATCCGGATCCCAACTTGGGCTGGTTAGAAAAGTGCGTTAAACAATAACAAGTTCTATGTACTACATGACTTGTGTTTGTTTAACGCATACGACTCGTCGAAGCGTACGATATTGGACTGTTGGTGCTGTGTACCTGTTTTACGTGGTATAGGTATTTGTCGCAAAGGGAAGTAAGTGCGATACAGGACCGCGCGTTCTATTTCTCCTGGCGGTGGGCCATGTGAGGATGGACCCCGTCTCCTCCAATATATTAAACTATTTTTAATTACTTATGATTCAACTGAAAAGATTCGATAATAGAAAATTCATGTTTATTGGTACTGTagtatgaaaaagaaaagaagaaaaaaaaaaaaagggcagaAATACGAGGCTTGAGAAACAGAAAAAATCATGTAACATTAGAACCGTACAGTCTTCGATTGAAAAAACTTCCCCGTTAATGGAAATTGGAGATCTGTACAAGAGATAGGAGGATGGCAAGGTCAGGAACACtaagggaaaagaaaagaaggaaaaaagaaactggAAAGAACACCACGCCGAAGGGGGATCTTTAAGAGATTAATGCGATCTGGAACTTATTTCCATTGTGATCACTCGGAATCGCTGTCCATGCTCTCCATCCCCTTCAATCCCCTGCGCTTCTGCAGAAAGCAGCGGGTACAACGAATTAACATGTATCGCAGAGAGTAAAACGCACGGCCCCAATTTGAAAAAGGGGCAGATAAAGAATTAAGGACGAGGGAACGAGAAATTGGGACCATAGTCAACATCAGGGGCCCACGTGACAGGGAGAAGGCGACCAAATTAATTTAAGCCCCCACCCCCGAGGGCCAAGGCATGGAATTCAATTCGTACATGCACATTGTATGATCGACCTTCTCGGTCATAATGAATTCGACAACCATCATGTCGAATGGAGACATGACGAAGGAGGGGCATCGAGGAAAAGGTTCCAGGGGAAGAAAAGCATATGACAGAGCTGGCAACAGGTCAATATTAGCAGTGAAAGTAAATAAATATAAACGAGTAATTTATTTGTCAGGGGAGATTTGATGGGGGAAAAGAGAGCGAAAGCACGATCCGGGGATTTGCGTTATACCTTCCTTACGCACTTCTTCTCCCTCACTTCATACCGTCCTCTCGTCAGATCCGAAAGCCACATTCCAGGAAAACAATACTACACACACAAAAAATGCATATATTATTTTGTAAAACAACAAGTGATGAAAAGGATTACGATGGATCGAGGGTTAGTGATTGTGAACCTGGAGATTCTTATCGATGTTCTTAGCCCTCTTTTTGGGTCTCTGGGGAAGCTTGGTGCCCTTCATGGCCAAGAAGTCGTCCTCCTTCTCCTTGCGGGAGAGGGATATGCAAATCTTGGGCCACTCGAACTGATCCAGGTTCAGCCTCTCCCCGATCGCGACCAGCGGAggggcgctgccgctgccgcccgtATCCTGGTCCGATGCCAGCTTCGACTCCGGGGGGTTCATGTGGCCGTCCGCTGCGCCGTTGGTGGGGTTCTTCTGGGCCTTTTCCGGCAGGGACGAGGGCGATCGCTTCTCGGATCGAGTTGGGCCGCCTGATCGCTCTTCCACGCCCCTGATCATGGCCAGAAAAGAGGAAGAGTTGGGTCAGAAGGTAACAACAAACAACAACAAGAAAAGGTGGGTGGGTGGAGGGGGTTGCAAACTAATacaaaggaaagaaaaagataattGCGGAAGGTTGTATTTATAGCCACGCAGCGGTTTGCTGGATGCTGTTTAGCGCCTCAAACCAAGGCGAAAGCCGTAGTTCTTATGAGGCAGACACATCGCAGGAGCTGAAAGAAAACAACAAATTATccaaaaacataaaagaaaaacaaaccaAAAACGGAGAAGTGTTGCTGATTAAAGAAAAGAAACAGTAGTagaataaaacaaaatgaaagcATAACTAGCAGGGGTGATTACAGGGGTTAACATGATGATTTAGTGTCTTGCATATCTGATGAGACCCGCAGATCCAGTCATCCTCGATAAGGTTTTCCAGTTGAAGTGCCACACAGGCAACAATTCCACATCACATGTGAAAACTATTCCATCTCAACATTAACATTAACAATAATATGACTGATTACATAAAAGTGATCAAATCTCTTTTTCATCTGTCATCAATCTTTAAGTGattaatatttaaagataaatatATTAACACCATCTCAACTATTTTCTCACTAATCTGATCTTTTACAAAGTCCACAATAGATTGTTCATTAATATACACTATTCTGTTTTAGTCTAATCTCATGGATCAATCTCAGATTTCTTGTCAAGTAAATATGTTTTATCTGTTGAgatgaaataaaagaaaaaaatgtcaCCCATATAATCATAACCTACAGAAATAACATACCAAAAGAGATCTACAAGACCATCACATGCAAAAGAGAAACCAACTAATCTCGAAAACACTATCACAACCTTACATCAGCTCCATCGTCATCATCGCACATACCCCACCACTTCCACTCTCTACCGCTTAACCAGCCTATACAAATATGTTTAACCCTTTTATTACGAGGAAACAGAGATCGACTAAACCATTAAAACTGTCAAAGACACAAGACCAAAAGACCGGGCGAGAAGACGAAAATTCCGGTTTCCATTATCCTGACATATGTAAGAGAATAAATAACAAGTGAAATTAAAAATCCAGGGAAATTTTTTTCTGAG
The window above is part of the Musa acuminata AAA Group cultivar baxijiao chromosome BXJ2-6, Cavendish_Baxijiao_AAA, whole genome shotgun sequence genome. Proteins encoded here:
- the LOC135615461 gene encoding uncharacterized protein LOC135615461; this encodes MDDVYGKLEVLPEHFRPTEASENSPQTTNSRADYKLRSLGHSWAVRRVMGAASLLNLFTLSRLPWGSRDHNDKIELTRVEVESLRSEIADAEERETYLKAQLEHLDGILRSAWLCGYLYVRTRWTQLPGEPPIIDDDDIDDWLPRFVVLHGSCIYYYLKSTDLSPQDSTLLSDVVEVGPLPSFKHDDEEIRHAFYLLTCQGLRFECSSISELQVESWLTTLRSDCKLKSGSTLQDSIKS